Within the Mycetohabitans rhizoxinica HKI 454 genome, the region GATAAAAGCATTGCCAGTATCGGCCGAGCCGTGCACGCGCTGCGTGCCCATGCACAGCTGACCGATGTCACGCTGGTCGGCCTGCGCGCCGGTGCCGCCATGGCGCTATTGGCCTGCACGATGGATACACCTGAGGCCATGCAGGTCGATGCACTCGTCGCGCTGTCGCCCGTCGTGCGAGGCCGCACCTATATGCGCGAAGTGACCATGGTCGAGCGTCAATGGCTGGACACGACACCACCCGTGGTGCAGCAAGCCCATGCCGCAGAGCCCTGCCTGAGCGTGCTCGGGCATCGCTATCCCGCTGACTTCGTCGCCGCGTTGCGGGCGATTGACCTGTGCGCCGCCGTCGGGAGCGCGGCTTCGCTACCCTACTCCGTGCTGCTCATCGATACCGATCGTGGCGACAGTGCGGTGCTGCAAACGGCGTTGCAGGCCCGCGGCGTCCAGGCCACCGTGCAGCCGTTTCCCGAATTCGCCACAACATTGGTTGAAGGCATCCGCTCCCGACTGCCGCTCGCCACCATCGAAGCGAGCGTCGCATGGATTGCCACGCGGCAGATGCACGATGCCCCCGTGGCGCAGCCCATACCGGAACCGGCCGCTTCGTTGCGTACGACGGGTGCGCACCTGGTGCTGTCGGACGCCACCGAGCACACCGTGCAGATTGGCACCGCGCCGTTGATCGGAACACTGTGCCGACCAGCCACCCCGACCCCGGGCCGCTCGGGCATGCCGGCGTTGCTGTTCGCCACGACAGCTTCCAATCCCCGCAGTGCCGATGCACGACTCGCGGTGCGTCTCGCGCGGCAACTCGCAGCCCACGGCATCGCCTCGTTGCGTGTGGATGTGAGCGGCGTCGGCGACAGTGGCGCCTGCGTGCTGGACGACCAATCCGTCGTCCCATACTCCGGTCAAGCCGTGGCAGACGTGATCGCGGCCGCGGACTGGCTCGCGGAGCAAGGATACCGCGATGTCGTGGCGCTTGGTATCTGCTCGGGTGCGTATGCGTCGCTTCAGGCCGCGTCGCGTTCGGCGGCCGTAACTGGGATAATCGTGATCAACTTGCCCCGGTTCATCTGGCCGGCTGGCTTGACACTCGCGGACGCGATTGCTCAGCAGACCAATTCGGCACGCGGCTACCTCGCGTCAGCACGCGACCCGCAGAAATGGAAAAGCCTATTGCGACGCCGGCGTGACCTGCGCCCCATTGTCAAGGCGCTCGTACGGCTGACAGCCGCTAAGCTACGCGTGCCAGCAATGCGACTGCTCGAACGGGCGGGTTGGTACCCGCCAGCTCACTCCGAGCGTGGGTTGATGCACGCATTGGCGCGACGTGGGGTAAACGCACTCTTGATCTATGGCGAGTTCGACCCGGGACTGGACGAGTTGTCACGCCACTTTGGGCCTGCTCATCGGGCGTTTCGCAGGCAACGGCAGA harbors:
- a CDS encoding serine aminopeptidase domain-containing protein encodes the protein MIPITFDDCVGWLHKGHSPRGVVLCAAVGHEGLWTHKLMRALAERLAREGIWALRFDYPCCGDSAGDDLDSGRFDKSIASIGRAVHALRAHAQLTDVTLVGLRAGAAMALLACTMDTPEAMQVDALVALSPVVRGRTYMREVTMVERQWLDTTPPVVQQAHAAEPCLSVLGHRYPADFVAALRAIDLCAAVGSAASLPYSVLLIDTDRGDSAVLQTALQARGVQATVQPFPEFATTLVEGIRSRLPLATIEASVAWIATRQMHDAPVAQPIPEPAASLRTTGAHLVLSDATEHTVQIGTAPLIGTLCRPATPTPGRSGMPALLFATTASNPRSADARLAVRLARQLAAHGIASLRVDVSGVGDSGACVLDDQSVVPYSGQAVADVIAAADWLAEQGYRDVVALGICSGAYASLQAASRSAAVTGIIVINLPRFIWPAGLTLADAIAQQTNSARGYLASARDPQKWKSLLRRRRDLRPIVKALVRLTAAKLRVPAMRLLERAGWYPPAHSERGLMHALARRGVNALLIYGEFDPGLDELSRHFGPAHRAFRRQRQIDVHTIAQLDHSVYGTQGADAIIELCIRTLMHWRAAPNSISGLHRPAPATAPRSATASMHAQ